The Bacteroidota bacterium genome window below encodes:
- a CDS encoding ATP-binding cassette domain-containing protein, which produces MSCIELKEVSHCFRGNEPVLRKINLMVPKGSIYGFLGPNGAGKTTTLRLILGLLKRQTGSINVFNVPFDENRIEILNQTGSLIESPSLYSHLTAYENLNVLRKIYQCPESRINDVLELVGLSNTGKKKSGLFSLGMKQRLGIAIALLNNPALLILDEPTNGLDPNGILEIRELLKRINAESGIAIVISSHLLSEIEKLVSHVGIINNGAMLFQGTLSELKRQKLQASGVLFKTNDAIRSQMILKENGIDTQISDDSLIIPAFEPKQISLLNRKLMEDGIEVHEISPINNDLEKIFMNLVSN; this is translated from the coding sequence ATGAGTTGTATCGAATTGAAAGAGGTCAGTCATTGTTTTCGGGGAAACGAACCCGTACTCAGGAAGATCAATTTAATGGTTCCCAAAGGATCCATTTATGGTTTTCTGGGTCCAAATGGCGCCGGTAAAACAACAACCTTGCGGTTGATCCTGGGTTTGTTGAAGCGTCAGACAGGATCAATAAATGTTTTTAATGTTCCTTTCGATGAGAACAGAATTGAGATCCTGAATCAGACAGGTTCATTGATTGAAAGTCCGTCGTTGTACAGCCATCTAACTGCCTACGAGAATCTGAATGTTCTGAGAAAAATATATCAATGTCCTGAATCAAGGATCAATGATGTACTGGAACTTGTTGGATTAAGTAACACTGGAAAGAAGAAGAGTGGGCTGTTTTCACTTGGAATGAAACAGCGGTTGGGCATTGCAATAGCCTTGTTGAATAATCCGGCTTTACTTATTCTTGATGAACCGACCAACGGACTTGACCCAAATGGAATTCTTGAGATCAGGGAATTGCTAAAAAGAATAAATGCTGAATCAGGAATTGCTATAGTTATATCGAGTCATCTCTTATCAGAAATTGAAAAACTGGTAAGTCACGTTGGTATAATCAATAATGGGGCAATGTTATTTCAAGGTACACTATCAGAACTTAAAAGACAGAAACTACAGGCTTCAGGAGTACTATTTAAGACCAACGATGCGATAAGATCCCAGATGATCCTGAAAGAAAATGGAATTGACACTCAGATTTCTGATGATAGTTTAATTATTCCAGCTTTTGAACCTAAACAAATTTCATTGTTGAACAGGAAGCTGATGGAAGATGGAATAGAGGTGCATGAGATATCACCTATAAACAATGATCTCGAAAAAATATTTATGAACCTGGTTTCAAACTAA
- a CDS encoding ferritin-like domain-containing protein produces MQIEHKALRKLLQQAYSAEKAAAFAYQGHAGSVKDPEQKKAIRQIEIDEWNHRKEVLLIMQKYDIPVSRFNEFKFHIIGKVISGSCYVIGWFMPFYFAGSLESGNVCEYFRMMHYFHEIGITEHDEILYEMGIKEKEHEIYFLSKIENSKMLPIFEKVFSWGRKSKNDVDLNKKYPVNESEIYCRK; encoded by the coding sequence GTGCAGATAGAACATAAAGCTTTACGAAAACTGTTACAACAAGCTTATTCGGCAGAGAAAGCAGCAGCATTTGCATATCAAGGTCACGCCGGTTCAGTTAAGGATCCGGAACAGAAAAAAGCCATTCGTCAAATTGAAATTGATGAATGGAATCACAGAAAGGAAGTTCTGCTGATCATGCAGAAGTATGATATTCCTGTTTCCCGTTTCAATGAATTCAAGTTTCACATTATTGGTAAAGTCATTTCAGGAAGTTGTTATGTGATCGGTTGGTTCATGCCTTTTTATTTTGCCGGAAGTCTTGAGAGTGGAAATGTCTGCGAGTATTTTCGTATGATGCATTATTTTCATGAAATTGGTATAACAGAACACGATGAAATTCTTTACGAAATGGGAATAAAGGAAAAGGAACATGAGATCTATTTTCTTAGTAAGATTGAAAACAGTAAAATGCTTCCCATTTTTGAAAAAGTGTTTTCCTGGGGAAGAAAAAGTAAAAACGATGTTGACCTGAATAAAAAATATCCTGTTAATGAATCGGAGATCTATTGCAGGAAATAG
- a CDS encoding 2-phosphosulfolactate phosphatase has product MTKLSIDACFSPHLYPVYETPDSIVVIIDIFRATSAICTAFEFGVEKMIPVATVDEARQWKAKGYLVGAERDAIPVEGFDFGNSPYSYMGDDVKGKTIVITTTNGTQAIEAAKNAHKVVVGSFLNINALCEWLVSEKKNILLLCSGWKNKFNLEDALFAGAATELLTQLSDEFKLGDACLALKFLYQQAEQDPIKFLAHASHKERLARLNLKKDIKYCLTPNQTQVIPILKDGALVKLMKENVVMAKFEV; this is encoded by the coding sequence ATGACGAAGTTATCAATTGACGCTTGCTTTTCTCCGCATCTCTATCCGGTGTATGAAACTCCTGATAGTATTGTAGTGATCATAGATATATTCCGGGCTACATCAGCAATTTGTACTGCCTTTGAATTTGGAGTTGAAAAAATGATTCCTGTTGCAACGGTCGATGAAGCTCGCCAGTGGAAAGCAAAAGGTTATCTGGTAGGAGCAGAACGGGATGCAATTCCTGTCGAAGGTTTTGACTTTGGAAATTCTCCATACAGTTATATGGGCGATGACGTGAAAGGTAAAACTATCGTCATCACTACAACAAACGGAACTCAAGCAATTGAAGCAGCAAAGAATGCGCATAAAGTTGTTGTCGGATCATTCCTCAACATCAATGCACTTTGTGAATGGCTTGTAAGTGAAAAGAAAAATATTCTATTGCTTTGTTCCGGCTGGAAAAATAAATTCAATCTGGAAGATGCACTTTTCGCAGGAGCAGCAACAGAACTCCTCACACAACTAAGTGATGAATTCAAATTAGGCGATGCTTGTCTGGCTTTGAAATTCCTCTATCAGCAAGCCGAACAGGATCCGATAAAGTTTCTTGCTCATGCTTCACATAAAGAGCGTCTGGCAAGACTGAATCTGAAAAAGGATATTAAGTACTGTCTGACACCAAATCAAACGCAGGTGATTCCGATTTTGAAGGATGGGGCTTTGGTGAAGTTGATGAAAGAGAATGTGGTGATGGCGAAGTTTGAGGTTTAA
- the gcvT gene encoding glycine cleavage system aminomethyltransferase GcvT has protein sequence MTENQVKNIALTDIHVGLGAKMVPFAGYLMPVSYAGINVEHETVRTGVGVFDVSHMGEFILKGENALDLIQRVTSNDASKLVDGKVQYSCFPNGKGGIVDDLLVYRIDEKTYMLVVNASNIDKDWNWLQKNNTKDVEMHNISDKTSLFAVQGPLAVKALQSLTDMDLAGMEYYTFSKGVFAGEKNVLVSATGYTGAGGFEIYCENDQAEKIWNAIFKAGKEFNIQPIGLGARDTLRLEMGFCLYGNDIDDTTSPIEAGLGWITKFTKEFTDSNLLKQQKEQGVTRKLVGFEMIDRGIPRHDYVVQDATGNTIGKVTSGTQSPSLQKAIGMAYVKPEFSKEGSEIFINIRDKAIKAKVVKAPFYKK, from the coding sequence ATGACTGAAAATCAAGTAAAAAACATTGCATTAACCGATATTCATGTGGGTTTGGGTGCTAAAATGGTCCCATTTGCAGGCTATTTAATGCCGGTTTCTTATGCAGGGATCAATGTTGAACACGAAACTGTACGTACCGGAGTTGGTGTTTTTGATGTTTCTCACATGGGTGAATTCATTTTGAAAGGTGAAAATGCGCTTGATCTGATCCAGCGTGTAACCAGTAACGATGCATCGAAACTTGTTGATGGAAAAGTTCAATACAGTTGTTTTCCAAATGGAAAAGGCGGAATCGTAGATGATCTTTTGGTTTATCGTATTGATGAAAAAACCTACATGCTTGTCGTCAACGCTTCTAACATCGATAAAGACTGGAACTGGCTTCAGAAAAATAATACAAAGGATGTTGAGATGCATAATATTTCAGACAAGACATCCTTGTTTGCTGTTCAGGGTCCCTTAGCGGTGAAAGCTTTGCAATCACTTACGGATATGGATCTTGCAGGGATGGAGTATTATACATTCAGTAAAGGTGTATTTGCAGGTGAAAAAAATGTTCTTGTATCAGCAACAGGTTATACAGGCGCAGGTGGATTTGAAATTTATTGTGAAAATGATCAGGCTGAAAAGATCTGGAATGCAATTTTTAAAGCAGGTAAAGAATTCAATATACAACCAATTGGTTTAGGGGCACGTGATACTTTACGTCTTGAAATGGGTTTCTGTCTTTATGGAAACGATATCGATGATACAACATCTCCGATAGAAGCCGGCTTAGGATGGATCACAAAGTTCACAAAGGAATTTACGGATAGCAACTTGTTAAAACAACAGAAGGAGCAAGGAGTAACCCGAAAACTTGTTGGATTCGAAATGATCGATCGTGGAATTCCTCGTCATGACTATGTTGTACAGGATGCAACAGGAAATACAATAGGAAAGGTTACCAGCGGAACGCAATCTCCTTCATTACAAAAAGCAATTGGAATGGCTTATGTAAAACCTGAATTTTCAAAAGAGGGTAGTGAGATCTTTATCAATATCCGTGATAAGGCAATAAAGGCAAAAGTGGTGAAAGCGCCTTTTTATAAGAAATAA